The proteins below come from a single Microtus pennsylvanicus isolate mMicPen1 chromosome 13, mMicPen1.hap1, whole genome shotgun sequence genomic window:
- the Srarp gene encoding steroid receptor-associated and regulated protein, whose protein sequence is MQPAGPQKAVPTAHLTVVIDCATGRQVSLAAPPVPHQASRPSQGRVTPPMKTFVMFCGENTLRGTQDFPLSCRPLAGTKDTLSSDRGLPAPASLPASPPRPQDDPQAQRSFLKPGATERHAAWDTVKCSLQALSSCVCGQAE, encoded by the coding sequence ATGCAGCCGGCGGGCCCCCAAAAGGCTGTCCCCACAGCTCACCTCACTGTCGTTATTGACTGTGCCACTGGAAGGCAAGTCTCCCTGGCGGCACCCCCAGTGCCACACCAAGCATCAAGACCCAGCCAGGGACGTGTCACTCCGCCCATGAAGACTTTTGTTATGTTCTGTGGAGAAAACACGCTACGTGGGACTCAAGACTTTCCGCTCAGTTGCAGGCCTCTTGCCGGGACCAAGGATACCTTGTCATCAGACAGAGGACTCCCGGCTCCAGCTTCCCTCCCTGCCAGTCCGCCGAGGCCCCAGGACGATCCTCAAGCCCAAAGGAGCTTCTTGAAGCCTGGAGCTACTGAAAGGCACGCAGCTTGGGACACAGTTAAATGCTCACTCCAAGCGCTCTCTTCCTGTGTCTGTGGGCAGGCTGAGTAG
- the Zbtb17 gene encoding zinc finger and BTB domain-containing protein 17 isoform X1 has protein sequence MDFPQHSQRVLEQLNQQRQLGLLCDCTFVVDGVDFKAHKAVLAACSEYFKMLFVDQKDVVHLDISNAAGLGQVLEFMYTAKLNLSPENVDDVLAVASFLQMQDIITACHALKSFAEPASSPGENTEASALEGDKRAKEEKAAATMLNRLDQARSISHTGSSRELKEERGGQAESTASGAEQTEKADAPREPPPAELKPDPTSGMAAAEAEALSESSEQEMEVEPASKGEEEQEEEVSGPATVKEEGMHLENGETPEENEESAGTDSGQELGMEGRNLRSGTYGDRTESKAYGSIIHKCEDCGKEFTHTGNFKRHIRIHTGEKPFSCRECSKAFSDPAACKAHEKTHSPLKPYGCEECGKSYRLISLLNLHKKRHSGEARYRCGDCGKLFTTSGNLKRHQLVHSGQKPYQCDYCGRSFSDPTSKMRHLETHDTNKEHKCPHCDKKFNQVGNLKAHLKIHIADGPLKCRECGKQFTTSGNLKRHLRIHSGEKPYVCTHCQRQFADPGALQRHVRIHTGEKPCQCVMCGKAFTQASSLIAHVRQHTGEKPYVCERCGKRFVQSSQLANHIRHHDNIRPHKCSVCSKAFVNVGDLSKHIIIHTGEKPYLCDKCGRGFNRVDNLRSHVKTVHQGKAGIKILEPEEGGEVSVVTVDDMVTLATEALAATAVTQLTVVPVGAAVTADETEVLKAEISKAVKQVQEEDPNTHILYACDSCGDKFLDANSLAQHVRIHTAQALVMFQTDADFYQQYGPGSTWPAGQMLQAGELVFRPRDGAEGQPTLGETPPTAPDCPPPAE, from the exons ATGGATTTCCCCCAGCACAGCCAGCGTGTCTTGGAGCAGCTGAACCAGCAGCGGCAACTGGGCCTTCTATGTGACTGCACCTTTGTGGTGGATGGTGTTGACTTTAAGGCCCACAAGGCGGTGCTGGCGGCTTGCAGCGAATACTTCAAGATGCTCTTTGTGGACCAGAAGGATGTGGTACATCTGGACATCAGTAATGCGGCAG GCCTGGGGCAGGTGTTGGAGTTCATGTACACTGCTAAGCTGAACCTTAGCCCGGAGAACGTGGATGATGTGCTGGCTGTTGCCAGCTTCCTCCAGATGCAGGATATTATCACAGCCTGCCATGCACTCAAGTCATTTGCTGAGCCGGCCAGCAGCCCTGGGGAAAATACAGAGGCCTCAGCTCTGGAAG GAGACAAGAGAGCCAAAGAAGAGAAGGCTGCTGCCACCATGCTGAACAGGCTGGACCAAGCAAGAAGCATTTCACACACAGGCTCAAGCAGAGAGCTCAAAGAGGAGCGGggtggccaggcagaaagtacagCTAGTG GTGCAGAACAGACGGAGAAGGCTGATGCTCCCCGGGAGCCTCCACCTGCAGAACTCAAGCCGGACCCCACGAGCGGCATGGCTGCTGCAGAAGCTGAGGCCTTGTCAGAGAGCTCAGAGCAAG AGATGGAAGTGGAACCAGCCAGCAAAGGAGAAGAGGAACAAGAGGAAGAGGTCTCAGGGCCTGCCACAGTCAAGGAAGAGGGGATGCATCTGGAGAACGGGGAGACCCCTGAGGAGAATGAAGAGTCTGCAGGCACAGACTCTGGGCAGGAGCTTGGCATGGAAGGCCGGAACCTGCGCTCAGGCACCTATGGGGATCGCACTGAGTCCAAGGCTTATGGCTCCATCATCCACAAGTGCGAG GACTGCGGGAAGGAGTTCACGCACACGGGGAACTTCAAACGCCACATCCGCATCCACACGGGTGAGAAACCTTTCTCATGCCGGGAGTGCAGCAAGGCTTTCTCAGACCCCGCAGCATGCAAGGCCCATGAGAAGACACACAG CCCATTGAAACCCTATGGGTGTGAGGAGTGTGGCAAGAGCTACAGGCTCATCAGCCTGCTGAACCTGCACAAGAAGAGGCACTCGGGGGAGGCCCGCTACCGCTGCGGGGACTGTGGCAAGCTCTTCACCACTTCAGGCAACCTCAAGCGCCACCAGCTGGTGCACAGTGGCCAGAAACCCTACCAGTGCGACTACTGTGGCCGCTCTTTCTCTGACCCCACCTCCAAGATGCGCCACCTGGAGACTCACGACACCAACAAGGAGCACAAGTGCCCGCACTGCGACAAGAAGTTCAACCAG GTGGGGAACCTGAAGGCCCACTTGAAGATCCACATTGCCGATGGCCCTCTCAAGTGCCGGGAGTGCGGGAAGCAATTCACCACCTCAG GGAACCTCAAGCGGCACCTGCGGATCCACAGTGGGGAGAAACCCTACGTATGCACCCACTGTCAGCGGCAGTTTGCTGACCCAGGCGCGCTGCAGCGGCACGTACGGATCCACACGG GTGAGAAGCCGTGCCAGTGTGTGATGTGTGGCAAAGCCTTCACTCAAGCCAGCTCCCTCATCGCCCATGTGCGCCAACACACGGGGGAGAAGCCCTACGTCTGTGAGCGCTGTGGCAAGAG ATTCGTCCAGTCCAGCCAGTTGGCCAATCACATTCGCCACCATGACAACATCCGACCACACAAGTGCAGCGTGTGTAGCAAGGCCTTTGTGAACGTGGGGGACCTGTCCAAGCACATAATCATCCACACTG GAGAGAAGCCTTACCTGTGTGACAAGTGTGGCCGTGGCTTCAACCGGGTAGACAACCTGCGCTCTCACGTGAAGACCGTGCATCAGGGCAAGGCGGGCATCAAGATcctggagccagaagagggtggtgaGGTCAGCGTGGTCACTGTGGATGACATGGTCACACTGGCCACGGAGGCACTGGCAGCAACAGCGGTCACTCAGCTCACAG TGGTACCAGTGGGGGCTGCGGTGACAGCTGATGAGACAGAAGTACTGAAAGCCGAGATCAGCAAGGCTGTCAAGCAGGTGCAGGAAGAAG accccaacacccacatcctcTACGCTTGTGATTCCTGTGGGGACAAGTTCCTGGATGCCAACAGCCTGGCTCAGCATGTTCGGATCCACACAGCCCAGGCACTGGTCATGTTCCAGACAGATGCGGACTTCTACCAGCAGTATGGGCCAGGCAGCACATGGCCAGCTGGGCAGATGctgcaggctggagagctggtcTTCCGTCCTAGGGATGGGGCTGAGGGCCAGCCCACACTGGGAGAAACTCCACCCACAGCTCCGGATTGCCCACCGCCTGCAGAGTGA
- the Zbtb17 gene encoding zinc finger and BTB domain-containing protein 17 isoform X2 has product MDFPQHSQRVLEQLNQQRQLGLLCDCTFVVDGVDFKAHKAVLAACSEYFKMLFVDQKDVVHLDISNAAGLGQVLEFMYTAKLNLSPENVDDVLAVASFLQMQDIITACHALKSFAEPASSPGENTEASALEGDKRAKEEKAAATMLNRLDQARSISHTGSSRELKEERGGQAESTASEMEVEPASKGEEEQEEEVSGPATVKEEGMHLENGETPEENEESAGTDSGQELGMEGRNLRSGTYGDRTESKAYGSIIHKCEDCGKEFTHTGNFKRHIRIHTGEKPFSCRECSKAFSDPAACKAHEKTHSPLKPYGCEECGKSYRLISLLNLHKKRHSGEARYRCGDCGKLFTTSGNLKRHQLVHSGQKPYQCDYCGRSFSDPTSKMRHLETHDTNKEHKCPHCDKKFNQVGNLKAHLKIHIADGPLKCRECGKQFTTSGNLKRHLRIHSGEKPYVCTHCQRQFADPGALQRHVRIHTGEKPCQCVMCGKAFTQASSLIAHVRQHTGEKPYVCERCGKRFVQSSQLANHIRHHDNIRPHKCSVCSKAFVNVGDLSKHIIIHTGEKPYLCDKCGRGFNRVDNLRSHVKTVHQGKAGIKILEPEEGGEVSVVTVDDMVTLATEALAATAVTQLTVVPVGAAVTADETEVLKAEISKAVKQVQEEDPNTHILYACDSCGDKFLDANSLAQHVRIHTAQALVMFQTDADFYQQYGPGSTWPAGQMLQAGELVFRPRDGAEGQPTLGETPPTAPDCPPPAE; this is encoded by the exons ATGGATTTCCCCCAGCACAGCCAGCGTGTCTTGGAGCAGCTGAACCAGCAGCGGCAACTGGGCCTTCTATGTGACTGCACCTTTGTGGTGGATGGTGTTGACTTTAAGGCCCACAAGGCGGTGCTGGCGGCTTGCAGCGAATACTTCAAGATGCTCTTTGTGGACCAGAAGGATGTGGTACATCTGGACATCAGTAATGCGGCAG GCCTGGGGCAGGTGTTGGAGTTCATGTACACTGCTAAGCTGAACCTTAGCCCGGAGAACGTGGATGATGTGCTGGCTGTTGCCAGCTTCCTCCAGATGCAGGATATTATCACAGCCTGCCATGCACTCAAGTCATTTGCTGAGCCGGCCAGCAGCCCTGGGGAAAATACAGAGGCCTCAGCTCTGGAAG GAGACAAGAGAGCCAAAGAAGAGAAGGCTGCTGCCACCATGCTGAACAGGCTGGACCAAGCAAGAAGCATTTCACACACAGGCTCAAGCAGAGAGCTCAAAGAGGAGCGGggtggccaggcagaaagtacagCTAGTG AGATGGAAGTGGAACCAGCCAGCAAAGGAGAAGAGGAACAAGAGGAAGAGGTCTCAGGGCCTGCCACAGTCAAGGAAGAGGGGATGCATCTGGAGAACGGGGAGACCCCTGAGGAGAATGAAGAGTCTGCAGGCACAGACTCTGGGCAGGAGCTTGGCATGGAAGGCCGGAACCTGCGCTCAGGCACCTATGGGGATCGCACTGAGTCCAAGGCTTATGGCTCCATCATCCACAAGTGCGAG GACTGCGGGAAGGAGTTCACGCACACGGGGAACTTCAAACGCCACATCCGCATCCACACGGGTGAGAAACCTTTCTCATGCCGGGAGTGCAGCAAGGCTTTCTCAGACCCCGCAGCATGCAAGGCCCATGAGAAGACACACAG CCCATTGAAACCCTATGGGTGTGAGGAGTGTGGCAAGAGCTACAGGCTCATCAGCCTGCTGAACCTGCACAAGAAGAGGCACTCGGGGGAGGCCCGCTACCGCTGCGGGGACTGTGGCAAGCTCTTCACCACTTCAGGCAACCTCAAGCGCCACCAGCTGGTGCACAGTGGCCAGAAACCCTACCAGTGCGACTACTGTGGCCGCTCTTTCTCTGACCCCACCTCCAAGATGCGCCACCTGGAGACTCACGACACCAACAAGGAGCACAAGTGCCCGCACTGCGACAAGAAGTTCAACCAG GTGGGGAACCTGAAGGCCCACTTGAAGATCCACATTGCCGATGGCCCTCTCAAGTGCCGGGAGTGCGGGAAGCAATTCACCACCTCAG GGAACCTCAAGCGGCACCTGCGGATCCACAGTGGGGAGAAACCCTACGTATGCACCCACTGTCAGCGGCAGTTTGCTGACCCAGGCGCGCTGCAGCGGCACGTACGGATCCACACGG GTGAGAAGCCGTGCCAGTGTGTGATGTGTGGCAAAGCCTTCACTCAAGCCAGCTCCCTCATCGCCCATGTGCGCCAACACACGGGGGAGAAGCCCTACGTCTGTGAGCGCTGTGGCAAGAG ATTCGTCCAGTCCAGCCAGTTGGCCAATCACATTCGCCACCATGACAACATCCGACCACACAAGTGCAGCGTGTGTAGCAAGGCCTTTGTGAACGTGGGGGACCTGTCCAAGCACATAATCATCCACACTG GAGAGAAGCCTTACCTGTGTGACAAGTGTGGCCGTGGCTTCAACCGGGTAGACAACCTGCGCTCTCACGTGAAGACCGTGCATCAGGGCAAGGCGGGCATCAAGATcctggagccagaagagggtggtgaGGTCAGCGTGGTCACTGTGGATGACATGGTCACACTGGCCACGGAGGCACTGGCAGCAACAGCGGTCACTCAGCTCACAG TGGTACCAGTGGGGGCTGCGGTGACAGCTGATGAGACAGAAGTACTGAAAGCCGAGATCAGCAAGGCTGTCAAGCAGGTGCAGGAAGAAG accccaacacccacatcctcTACGCTTGTGATTCCTGTGGGGACAAGTTCCTGGATGCCAACAGCCTGGCTCAGCATGTTCGGATCCACACAGCCCAGGCACTGGTCATGTTCCAGACAGATGCGGACTTCTACCAGCAGTATGGGCCAGGCAGCACATGGCCAGCTGGGCAGATGctgcaggctggagagctggtcTTCCGTCCTAGGGATGGGGCTGAGGGCCAGCCCACACTGGGAGAAACTCCACCCACAGCTCCGGATTGCCCACCGCCTGCAGAGTGA